A segment of the Pseudomonas versuta genome:
CCTTCTCGCCCGGCTGTTCTGACACCGGCCACGTAGTCGCTGACGAGGTAGGAGGCTGCGATGGACGGCGCAGCAGGCCCCGGGGTTGAAGGCCCTGCGGCCCTTATCGCAGCCTCGTACCTCGTCAGCGGCTACAGGGTTGTGCCATAGCACTTGCGACCTGCATCACACATTCAGTACCCGCCCTACAGTTCTGCTCCCGCGCGCCGATGCCCTGTTACCCATAAAGACCGTAAAGCGATGGTCTGCTTGGCGTCTTGCGATCTGCGCCGTAAAGGAGCCTCACCATGTACCGTCAACTGGCCCGACTGCTCGGCAACATCAGCGTTAACCGCAAACTGAGTCTCGGGTTTGGGCTGGTGCTGGTTTTAACAGTGCTGATTACTGCTACCGGTTGGAGGGGGCTGGTTTCGGTGATCGACCGCGGCGACAAGCTGGCCAACATCTCAAAGATCATCGGGTTGACCAAGGACCTGCGAATTGCGCGCCTGGACTATGAGCGGGACAAGGGTGAGAAAGGCAACGCAGAGGTAAATGAGCAACTGGCCGCACTGGACCAGGCGCTACAGCTTTCGCACAAGCAGCTCACCGATCAGGCGGAGCTGGCACTGGTCGAGCAACAACTCAGCGCAGTGGCTGAATACAAACGGGCGTTCGCCGATTCCGGCCTGGCCATTCAGGCTCGCGAAGCCAGCCGTGCACAGCTCGGCAGTACGGCTGACAGTGCCGTTGCCAGCGTTGCAGAAGTCGAAAAAGCTTTGCTGCAAGGCGACAGCCTGGCGCAGTTCAACAGCGTGATTCAACTGGGAAAATTGCTGCAACAAGCCCGGTTCCAGGTGCGTGGCTACACCTATAGCGCCAACCCCGAAGCCGGGCAGCCGGCTCTGGACGCCATCGACAATGCACTCAAAGAGCTCGACAGCCTGCCCGCCAGACTCCCCGAAGAACACCTCACCCGCATGCAGCAAGCCAAGCAAGCAATGCAAAACTATCGGACAGCCGTGACCGCCTATGGCGATGCTCAAGTCGATAACGCCCGGGCGCTGACGCGCATGCAGCTGCAGGGCAGCGCCCTGATCGATCTGAGCCAGAAACTTTCAACGCTGCAAACTGCAAAACGCGACCAGGACAGCCAACAGGCCCAAATCCTGCTCTTCAGCTGTGCGTTGCTGGCGCTGATACTGGGCATCATTGCTGCCTGGGTCATTACCCGACAGATCGTCATACCGCTTCAGCGCACGCTCAAAACCGTTGAGTCGATCGCCTCAGGCGACCTGAGCCATGACATTCAGACCGATCGCCGCGACGAATTGGGCCAGCTACAGCAAGCGATCCAAAGGATGACCCGCAGTCTGCGCGAGCTGATTGGCGGAATCAGCGATGGCATAACCCAGATTGCCAGCGCCGCCGAACAACTCTCGGCCGTGACCGAACAAACCAGCGCCGGGGTCAACAGCCAGAAAGTCGAAACCGATCAAGTGGCTACCGCCATGCACGAAATGGCGGCAACCGTGCAGGAGGTGGCACGCAATGCCGAAGAGGCATCAGAAGCCGCCGTTGTCGCCGACCAGCAAGCCCGCGAGGGTGACAAAGTGGTCGGCGAGGCAATTGCCCAGATCGAGAAACTGGCGGTCGAAGTGGGGCAGTCCTCCGAGGCCATGGACCACCTCAAGCGTGAAAGCGACAAGATTGGCAGCGTGCTCGATGTCATCAAGTCTGTCGCCCAACAAACCAACCTGCTGGCGCTCAATGCCGCCATTGAGGCCGCACGGGCCGGTGAAGCAGGACGCGGTTTTGCGGTGGTTGCCGACGAGGTGCGCAGCCTGGCGCAACGTACGCAAAAATCCACAGAGGAGATTGAAGCGCTGATTGAGGGCCTGCAGAGCGGCACCCGGCAAGCCTCCAGCAGCATGGACAGCAGTCGCACCCTGACCCATAGCAGCGTTGAACTCACCCGCCGCGCAGGCGAAGCCCTGGGCAGTATTACGCGCACGGTCTCGACCATTCAGGGCATGAATCAACAGATCGCCGCGGCAGCCGAACAGCAAAGCGCCGTGGCTGAAGAGATTAATCGCAGCGTACTGAATGTGCGTGATGTGTCAGAGCAAACGGCGGCGGCCAGTGAAGAGACGGCAGCGTCCAGCACTGAGCTGGCCCGCCTGGGAACGCATCTTCAAACGCTGGTGGGGCGCTTCAAGGTATGAAGGATCTGTAGGCGCGAGCTGGCTCGCGAGCTCTTCGCAGCGATTTAGAAAAAGCTCGCGAGCCAGCTCGCTCCTACAGGGTTACAGCACCTGGCGCAGAAACGCCTGGGCCCGCAGGTCTTTGGGCGAGTTGAAGAAGTCTTCCGGGGCGGAATCCTCCAACAGTTTGCCGTGGTCAAAGAACAGCACGCGATTGGCCACTTCACGGGCAAAACCCATCTCATGGGTCACGCAGACCATGGTCATGCCTTCGCGGGCCAGGGTCTTCATCACGTCCAGTACTTCGCCGACCATTTCCGGGTCTAGCGCCGAGGTCGGTTCGTCGAACAGCATCACCTTGGGCTCCATCGCCAGCGCACGGGCAATCGCCACGCGCTGCTGCTGGCCGCCCGAGAGCCGCGACGGGTACTCATTGGCCTTCTGCCCGATTCCGACCTTCTCCAGCAACGCACGGGCTTTGGCTTCACGCTCGGCCTTGCCGCGCTTGCGCACGACCTTCTGCGCCAGGCACAGGTTTTCGAGCACGGTCATGTGCGGGAACAGGTTGAAATGCTGGAACACCATGCCGACTTCACGCCGATAAGCGTTTACGTCAGTTTTCGGGTTGGCCAGGTCCAGGCCGTCGATGCTGACCGAACCGGAGTCGAATTCTTCCAGCCCGTTCAGGCAGCGCAGAAAGGTCGATTTACCCGAACCCGAAGGCCCTATCACCACCAGCACTTCGCCTTTGGCGACTGTGGTGCTGACATTGTCTACCGCGCGGACGATCTGCCCGCGGGTATCGAAGACTTTTACCAGTTCGCGAACTTCAATCACTTTGCGCAAGCCTCCGCTCAAGCCGGCTGGCCAAATGCGACAGCGGCAGGTTGATCAACAGGTACAGGCCCGCCACGCAGAACAGGATTTCGAACGGCGAAAACGAAGTGGTGATGACTTCACGGCCGCTTTTAAGCAGCTCGGTAATCGCAATCACCGACACCAGAGAGGTGTCTTTTACCAGACTGATAAATTGCCCGGCCAACGGCGGCAGTACGCGCTTGAAGGCCT
Coding sequences within it:
- a CDS encoding methyl-accepting chemotaxis protein; amino-acid sequence: MAATVQEVARNAEEASEAAVVADQQAREGDKVVGEAIAQIEKLAVEVGQSSEAMDHLKRESDKIGSVLDVIKSVAQQTNLLALNAAIEAARAGEAGRGFAVVADEVRSLAQRTQKSTEEIEALIEGLQSGTRQASSSMDSSRTLTHSSVELTRRAGEALGSITRTVSTIQGMNQQIAAAAEQQSAVAEEINRSVLNVRDVSEQTAAASEETAASSTELARLGTHLQTLVGRFKV
- a CDS encoding amino acid ABC transporter ATP-binding protein, producing the protein MIEVRELVKVFDTRGQIVRAVDNVSTTVAKGEVLVVIGPSGSGKSTFLRCLNGLEEFDSGSVSIDGLDLANPKTDVNAYRREVGMVFQHFNLFPHMTVLENLCLAQKVVRKRGKAEREAKARALLEKVGIGQKANEYPSRLSGGQQQRVAIARALAMEPKVMLFDEPTSALDPEMVGEVLDVMKTLAREGMTMVCVTHEMGFAREVANRVLFFDHGKLLEDSAPEDFFNSPKDLRAQAFLRQVL